From the Gordonia bronchialis DSM 43247 genome, one window contains:
- a CDS encoding peptidylprolyl isomerase encodes MSSNKEPSDSAEPKDQLDPEGPDSDSSGSESATTDDTVSLDKDAADAAETDAGATPRELSNTERREAAKRKLQERLDAEAQARKKRKIIISAVSAAVVVAIVGTATYFIVDKIQTDRFNAAHKDCTYTDLSNELRTVPVKPPQGVDPSQYALYDSYQKQTNEAVRLGQKNLRSSPKPDDKQLNSGTVAAVFTTNQGAIPVTLDRKSAPCNTGAMISLIDNGFYNNTPCHRMTGSEALKVLQCGDPTGTGQSGPGWASPDELPTDLQPPANNPYGGQQGGPVVYPRGTIAIANSNNEQQGTSNTGSSQFFFVIADSQLAPNYTVVGKVDEAGLAVLDKIYKGGIIPGPTGQAEDGRPKLPVTIENASTD; translated from the coding sequence GTGTCGAGCAACAAAGAGCCCAGCGATTCGGCCGAGCCCAAGGATCAGCTGGACCCCGAAGGTCCCGACAGCGACAGTTCCGGAAGCGAATCAGCCACCACCGACGACACCGTGTCGCTCGACAAGGACGCGGCCGACGCTGCTGAGACAGACGCTGGGGCCACGCCCCGCGAACTCTCCAACACCGAGCGTCGCGAAGCGGCCAAACGCAAACTGCAGGAACGCCTCGACGCCGAGGCGCAGGCCCGCAAGAAGCGCAAGATCATCATCTCCGCGGTTTCCGCGGCGGTCGTCGTAGCGATCGTCGGTACGGCGACGTACTTCATCGTCGACAAGATCCAGACCGATCGGTTCAACGCGGCGCACAAGGACTGCACCTACACCGACCTGTCCAATGAGCTGCGGACCGTGCCGGTCAAACCGCCGCAGGGCGTCGACCCCAGCCAGTACGCGCTCTACGACTCGTATCAGAAGCAGACCAACGAGGCGGTGCGGCTCGGACAGAAGAATCTACGCAGCTCGCCGAAGCCCGACGACAAGCAGCTCAATTCCGGCACCGTCGCCGCGGTGTTCACCACCAATCAGGGCGCGATCCCGGTCACCCTGGACCGCAAGTCGGCGCCGTGTAACACCGGTGCGATGATCTCGCTGATCGACAACGGCTTCTACAACAACACCCCGTGCCATCGGATGACGGGCAGCGAAGCGCTCAAGGTGCTGCAGTGCGGCGATCCCACCGGCACCGGGCAGAGCGGTCCGGGCTGGGCCAGCCCCGACGAGCTGCCCACCGACCTGCAGCCACCGGCGAACAACCCCTACGGCGGCCAGCAGGGCGGACCGGTCGTCTATCCGCGTGGCACCATCGCGATCGCGAACAGCAACAATGAGCAGCAGGGCACGTCCAACACCGGGTCGAGCCAGTTCTTCTTCGTCATCGCCGACAGCCAGCTGGCACCCAACTACACGGTGGTCGGCAAGGTCGACGAGGCCGGGCTCGCGGTGCTCGACAAGATCTACAAGGGCGGCATCATCCCCGGTCCCACCGGTCAGGCCGAGGACGGACGACCCAAGCTCCCCGTCACGATCGAGAACGCCAGCACCGACTGA
- the ypfJ gene encoding KPN_02809 family neutral zinc metallopeptidase has translation MTFQGSGSIGSGNVTGGGGGGGGGRIALGGGAGLIITIVALLFGVNPGQIMGGGTTTQNTTGSAQIQQHIDSCTYEMANQGDEICRIVATTKSLDTIWPTLYSRYTAPKTNIFSGSVNTGCGAATSATGPFYCPADQTVYIDPSFFSEVLVGQLGGSDDALSQEYVVAHEYGHHVQNLTGALQHGQGSNAGSVRIELQADCYAGVWANHADDGTGDALLKPLTAEDIERVGQTARAIGDDSIQGANSNKEGWTHGSAAQRSRWFGIGYQYGDMNKCDTFAVSNP, from the coding sequence GTGACCTTCCAAGGCAGCGGTTCGATCGGCAGCGGCAACGTCACCGGTGGCGGGGGTGGCGGCGGTGGCGGGCGCATCGCGCTCGGCGGTGGTGCCGGTCTGATCATCACCATCGTGGCGCTGTTGTTCGGGGTGAACCCCGGTCAGATCATGGGCGGCGGCACCACCACACAGAACACCACCGGGTCTGCCCAGATCCAGCAGCACATCGATTCATGCACCTACGAGATGGCCAATCAGGGCGACGAGATCTGCCGCATCGTGGCGACCACCAAGAGCCTCGACACCATCTGGCCCACTCTCTACAGCCGGTACACGGCACCCAAGACGAACATCTTCTCCGGGTCGGTGAACACCGGGTGCGGTGCCGCGACGTCGGCGACCGGGCCGTTCTACTGCCCTGCCGACCAGACCGTCTACATCGATCCGTCCTTCTTCTCCGAGGTCCTGGTGGGCCAGCTCGGCGGCAGCGACGACGCCCTGTCCCAGGAGTACGTCGTGGCCCACGAATACGGGCACCACGTGCAGAATCTCACCGGCGCCCTGCAGCACGGACAGGGCAGCAACGCCGGATCGGTGCGGATCGAATTGCAGGCGGACTGTTACGCGGGGGTGTGGGCCAACCACGCCGACGACGGCACCGGCGACGCGCTGCTCAAGCCGCTCACCGCCGAGGACATCGAGCGCGTCGGGCAGACCGCACGGGCCATCGGTGACGACTCGATCCAGGGGGCCAACTCCAACAAGGAGGGCTGGACCCACGGGTCGGCGGCACAGCGGTCCCGCTGGTTCGGCATCGGGTACCAGTACGGCGACATGAACAAGTGCGACACCTTCGCCGTCAGCAACCCGTGA
- the hisS gene encoding histidine--tRNA ligase, translated as MSQGFQAPRGIPDYYPPASADFRRVRDTLTDAARRAGYGHIELPVFEDTALFARGVGESTDVVSKEMYTFADRGDRSVTLRPEGTAGVMRAVIQHGLDRGQLPVKLSYAGPFFRYEKPQTGRYRQLQQVGVEAIGVDDPALDAEVIAVADEGYRRLGLSGFRLEITSLGDDESRPRYREALQQFLFGLDLDEPTRQRAQLNPLRVLDDKRPEIKAATADAPLLIDYLSDDARAHFELVLAHLDRLGVPYELNSRLVRGLDYYTKTTFEFVHDGLGAQSGIGGGGRYDGLMRQLGGKQDLSGIGFGLGVDRTMLALEAEGVAGTEAARCQVFGVPLGTAAKAELVGVAGQLRAAGISVDLAYGDRGLKGAMKAADRSGAKIALVLGDREIEQRVVEVKNLTDGVQQQVCIDDVVGQVQRLLG; from the coding sequence GTGAGCCAGGGCTTCCAGGCGCCGCGGGGCATTCCCGACTACTACCCGCCGGCGTCGGCGGACTTCCGCCGGGTACGCGACACCCTCACCGACGCGGCACGACGCGCCGGCTACGGACACATCGAACTGCCGGTCTTCGAGGACACGGCGCTGTTCGCCCGGGGCGTCGGCGAATCCACGGATGTGGTCAGCAAGGAGATGTACACCTTCGCCGACCGCGGCGACCGCTCGGTCACCCTGCGTCCGGAGGGCACCGCGGGCGTGATGCGCGCGGTCATCCAGCACGGTCTCGACCGCGGCCAGCTGCCGGTCAAGCTCAGCTACGCGGGCCCGTTCTTCCGCTACGAGAAGCCGCAGACCGGCCGGTACCGCCAGCTGCAGCAGGTGGGGGTGGAGGCCATCGGTGTCGACGACCCCGCACTCGACGCCGAGGTGATCGCGGTCGCCGACGAGGGCTACCGGCGCCTCGGGCTGTCCGGGTTCCGGCTGGAGATCACGTCGCTGGGTGACGACGAGAGCCGGCCCCGATACCGGGAGGCGTTGCAGCAGTTCCTCTTCGGCCTCGATCTCGACGAACCGACACGGCAGCGGGCGCAACTCAATCCGCTGCGGGTGCTCGACGACAAACGCCCGGAGATCAAGGCCGCCACCGCGGACGCACCGCTGCTGATCGACTACCTCTCCGACGACGCGCGCGCCCACTTCGAGCTGGTGCTGGCCCACCTCGACCGTCTCGGCGTGCCCTACGAACTCAATTCGCGCCTCGTCCGCGGACTCGATTACTACACCAAGACCACCTTCGAGTTCGTGCACGATGGCCTCGGCGCGCAGTCGGGGATCGGGGGTGGCGGACGCTACGACGGTCTGATGCGCCAGCTCGGCGGCAAACAGGACCTCTCCGGCATCGGCTTCGGGCTCGGCGTCGACCGCACCATGCTGGCGTTGGAGGCCGAAGGGGTGGCCGGGACCGAGGCGGCCCGCTGCCAGGTGTTCGGCGTGCCGCTCGGGACGGCCGCCAAAGCGGAATTGGTCGGTGTCGCAGGACAATTGCGGGCCGCCGGGATCAGCGTCGACCTCGCCTACGGCGATCGCGGGCTGAAGGGCGCGATGAAGGCGGCCGACCGCTCCGGCGCGAAGATCGCACTGGTGCTGGGGGATCGGGAGATCGAGCAACGCGTCGTGGAGGTCAAGAATCTGACCGACGGTGTGCAGCAGCAGGTCTGCATCGACGATGTGGTCGGTCAGGTCCAACGCCTGCTGGGCTGA
- a CDS encoding RelA/SpoT family protein: MADEPDTARRDVPQTPARPSAADGRTDTEPARATATQTSSASRRVRARLARRMTATRSQVRPVLEPLVTLHREIYPKADVALLQHAYDVAEERHRGQNRKSGDPYITHPLAVATILADLGMDTTTLVAALLHDTVEDTGYTLDQLEKDFGAEVAHLVDGVTKLDKVALGSAAEAETIRKMIIAMARDPRVLVIKVADRLHNMRTMRFLPPEKQARKARETLEVIAPLAHRLGMATVKWELEDLSFAILHPKRYEEIVRLVADRAPSRDTYLARVRADINNALSAARISATVEGRPKHYWSIYQKMIVKGRDFDDIHDLVGMRILCDEVRDCYAAVGVVHSLWQPMAGRFKDYIAQPRFGVYQSLHTTVIGPEGKPLEVQIRTHEMHRTAEFGIAAHWRYKESGYKDRKGRRTDSTEIDEMAWMRQLLDWQREAADPGEFLESLRYDLAVREIFVFTPKGDVITLPAGSTPVDFAYAVHTEVGHRCIGARVNGRLVALERQLENGERVEVFTSKAPNAGPSRDWQGFVVSPRAKAKIRQWFAKERREEALEAGKDAIVKEVRRGGLPLQRLMSAESMAAIAKELRYTDVTALYTAVGENHVSARHVVNRLVAALGGIDDAAEEIAERSTPSTMPTRARQGGDAGVVVEGVDNVVIKLAKCCTPVPGDEILGFVTRGGGISVHRTDCTNAESLRAQSERIIDVTWVPSAESVFLVAIQVEALDRHRLLSDVTKVLADERVNILSASVTTSRDRVAISKFTFEMGDPKHLGHVLNVVRNVEGVYDVYRVTSAA; the protein is encoded by the coding sequence ATGGCCGACGAACCCGATACGGCACGACGCGACGTGCCGCAGACTCCCGCCCGGCCGTCCGCCGCCGACGGCCGCACCGATACCGAACCGGCCCGCGCGACCGCGACCCAGACGTCGTCGGCGTCGCGACGCGTGCGCGCCCGACTCGCGCGCCGGATGACGGCCACCCGCTCGCAGGTGCGCCCGGTCCTCGAGCCCCTCGTCACCCTGCACCGGGAGATCTACCCGAAGGCCGACGTCGCACTACTGCAGCACGCCTACGACGTCGCCGAGGAACGTCACCGCGGTCAGAACCGCAAGTCGGGCGACCCCTACATCACCCACCCGCTGGCGGTGGCGACGATTCTCGCCGATCTCGGGATGGACACCACCACGCTGGTCGCGGCGCTGCTGCATGACACCGTCGAGGACACCGGGTACACCCTCGATCAGCTCGAGAAGGACTTCGGCGCGGAGGTGGCCCATCTCGTCGACGGCGTCACCAAACTCGACAAGGTGGCGCTCGGCAGCGCCGCCGAGGCCGAGACCATCCGCAAGATGATCATCGCGATGGCGCGGGATCCGCGGGTCTTGGTGATCAAGGTCGCCGACCGCCTGCACAACATGCGCACGATGCGTTTCCTGCCGCCGGAGAAGCAGGCCCGCAAGGCCCGTGAGACGCTGGAAGTCATTGCGCCGCTTGCTCATCGACTTGGTATGGCGACGGTGAAGTGGGAACTCGAGGACCTGTCCTTCGCGATCCTGCATCCCAAACGCTACGAGGAGATCGTGCGGCTGGTCGCCGACCGGGCACCATCGCGGGACACCTATCTGGCCCGCGTCCGGGCCGACATCAACAATGCGTTGTCGGCGGCCCGGATCAGCGCGACAGTGGAGGGCCGGCCCAAGCACTACTGGTCGATCTATCAGAAGATGATCGTCAAGGGACGCGACTTCGACGACATCCATGACCTGGTCGGCATGCGCATCCTGTGCGACGAGGTCCGCGACTGCTATGCCGCGGTCGGCGTGGTGCACTCGTTGTGGCAGCCGATGGCCGGCCGCTTCAAGGACTACATCGCGCAGCCGCGGTTCGGGGTGTACCAGTCGCTGCACACCACGGTGATCGGTCCGGAGGGCAAACCGCTGGAGGTGCAGATCCGCACCCACGAGATGCACCGGACCGCCGAGTTCGGCATCGCCGCGCACTGGCGGTACAAGGAGAGCGGCTACAAGGACCGGAAGGGCCGTCGTACCGACAGCACCGAGATCGACGAGATGGCCTGGATGCGCCAGCTCCTCGACTGGCAGCGGGAGGCCGCCGACCCGGGCGAATTCCTGGAGTCGTTACGCTACGACCTTGCGGTCCGCGAGATCTTCGTGTTCACCCCCAAGGGGGACGTGATCACCCTGCCCGCCGGGTCGACCCCGGTGGACTTCGCCTACGCGGTGCACACCGAGGTCGGTCACCGCTGTATCGGTGCCCGGGTCAACGGTCGACTCGTCGCGCTGGAACGGCAGCTGGAGAACGGCGAGAGGGTGGAGGTGTTCACCTCCAAGGCGCCCAACGCCGGTCCGTCCCGGGACTGGCAGGGCTTCGTCGTCTCGCCACGCGCCAAGGCGAAGATCCGTCAGTGGTTCGCCAAGGAACGCCGCGAAGAAGCGCTGGAGGCCGGCAAGGACGCGATCGTCAAGGAGGTCCGCCGCGGCGGCCTGCCCCTGCAGCGCCTGATGAGTGCGGAATCGATGGCGGCGATCGCCAAAGAGCTTCGCTATACCGACGTGACCGCTCTCTACACCGCGGTCGGCGAGAATCACGTCTCGGCACGGCATGTGGTCAACCGACTGGTGGCGGCGCTCGGTGGCATCGACGACGCCGCCGAGGAGATCGCCGAACGATCCACCCCGTCGACCATGCCGACCCGCGCGCGACAGGGCGGCGACGCCGGCGTGGTCGTCGAGGGCGTCGACAACGTGGTGATCAAGCTGGCCAAGTGCTGTACGCCGGTACCGGGCGACGAGATCCTCGGTTTCGTCACCCGGGGCGGTGGGATCAGCGTGCACCGCACCGACTGCACCAACGCCGAATCACTGCGCGCACAATCCGAGCGCATCATCGATGTGACCTGGGTCCCGTCGGCCGAGTCGGTGTTCCTCGTCGCGATCCAGGTGGAGGCACTCGACCGGCACCGGCTGTTGTCCGACGTGACCAAGGTGCTCGCCGACGAGCGGGTCAACATCCTGTCGGCGTCGGTGACCACCAGCCGCGACCGCGTGGCGATCAGCAAGTTCACCTTCGAGATGGGTGATCCCAAACACCTCGGCCACGTCCTGAACGTGGTGCGCAACGTCGAAGGCGTCTACGACGTGTACCGCGTCACCTCGGCCGCCTGA
- a CDS encoding DUF885 domain-containing protein, which yields MTGPTRVASPIDRIAENHLNRTAALDPVFATEIGLPGHDHLLTDFSAGAVAERAGIAADTLAALAAAPVTDHVDDVTVATMSAALRREVALSDAGELTGVCNVIASPLQAVRDIFDLMSTDTPEQRAVFVERLAAVPACLDTVLDGLAHRRRHGPPTARRQVEHVAEQATGAAAAIAVNTATIVDDPDLAEPLARAVSAASDAFGRFAEHLRSVVAPDAVLDDGIGRDRYRLHLPVYLGADVDPDEAYHWALGRLEAIIDEQRRIAADLVPDGTVSDALAHLDTLPQYQIHDRNAFVEWMQATSDAAVTGLAGRHFDIPERLTRLECRLAPSSTGIIYYTQPTADLSRPGRMWWSVPPGHATFHTWREKTTVYHEGVPGHHLQLGAAIVDPDLNAWRKLASFTSGHGEGWALYAERLMAELGWLDDPGDRMGMLDGQRFRAARVVVDIGVHCALPAPDALGGGVWDAEKAWAFLSSSVAMDPAVLRFELDRYLGWPGQAPSYALGQRVWEQTRTAALAAHPDWSLKEFHTRALALGGVTLDVLAAEMTRTATGGL from the coding sequence GTGACCGGCCCGACCCGTGTCGCCAGCCCCATCGACAGGATCGCCGAGAACCATCTGAATCGGACGGCCGCACTCGATCCGGTGTTCGCGACCGAGATCGGGTTGCCCGGCCACGACCATCTGCTCACCGATTTCTCGGCCGGCGCGGTCGCCGAACGCGCCGGCATCGCCGCCGACACCCTCGCGGCGCTCGCCGCCGCGCCTGTCACCGACCACGTCGATGACGTCACCGTCGCCACCATGAGTGCGGCGCTGCGCCGCGAGGTCGCCCTGTCCGACGCCGGCGAACTCACCGGCGTCTGCAATGTCATCGCCTCGCCGCTGCAGGCGGTGCGCGACATCTTCGACCTCATGTCCACCGACACACCCGAGCAGCGAGCCGTCTTCGTCGAACGTCTCGCCGCGGTCCCCGCCTGCCTCGACACCGTGCTCGACGGGCTGGCACACCGTCGGCGACACGGTCCACCGACCGCCCGACGACAGGTCGAGCACGTGGCCGAACAGGCAACCGGCGCGGCCGCGGCCATCGCGGTCAACACCGCCACCATCGTCGACGACCCCGACCTCGCCGAACCGCTCGCCCGGGCCGTCAGCGCGGCGAGCGACGCCTTCGGCCGGTTCGCCGAGCACCTGCGCTCCGTCGTCGCGCCCGACGCCGTCCTCGACGACGGCATCGGACGCGATCGCTACCGGCTGCACCTGCCGGTCTATCTCGGCGCCGACGTCGACCCCGACGAGGCCTACCACTGGGCGCTGGGGCGCCTCGAGGCGATCATCGACGAGCAACGGCGGATCGCCGCCGACCTGGTACCCGACGGCACGGTGTCCGACGCCCTCGCACACCTGGATACGTTGCCGCAGTATCAGATCCACGACCGCAACGCCTTCGTGGAGTGGATGCAGGCCACCTCCGACGCGGCGGTGACCGGGCTCGCCGGCCGGCACTTCGACATCCCGGAGCGACTCACCCGGCTGGAGTGCCGCCTCGCGCCGTCGTCCACCGGGATCATCTACTACACGCAGCCGACGGCCGACCTGTCCCGGCCCGGCCGGATGTGGTGGTCGGTGCCGCCGGGTCATGCCACCTTCCACACCTGGCGGGAGAAGACCACCGTCTATCACGAGGGCGTACCCGGCCATCACCTGCAGCTCGGCGCCGCGATCGTCGATCCGGACCTCAACGCGTGGCGCAAACTCGCGTCCTTCACGTCCGGGCACGGGGAAGGTTGGGCGCTCTACGCCGAGCGGCTGATGGCCGAACTCGGGTGGCTCGATGATCCCGGTGATCGGATGGGCATGCTGGACGGCCAACGCTTCCGGGCCGCCCGGGTGGTCGTGGACATCGGGGTGCACTGCGCGCTGCCCGCACCGGACGCACTCGGTGGCGGGGTGTGGGACGCCGAGAAGGCGTGGGCCTTCCTGAGCTCGTCGGTCGCGATGGACCCCGCCGTACTGCGTTTCGAACTCGACCGCTACCTCGGCTGGCCGGGTCAGGCGCCGTCGTACGCGCTCGGTCAGCGGGTGTGGGAGCAGACCCGAACGGCCGCGCTCGCCGCACACCCCGACTGGTCGCTCAAGGAGTTCCACACTCGCGCACTGGCTCTCGGTGGTGTGACCCTGGACGTCCTGGCAGCCGAGATGACACGGACAGCGACGGGAGGGCTGTGA
- a CDS encoding MBL fold metallo-hydrolase: MLITGFAAGMFQTNCYIVASGAGSDAVIIDPGQDAAPRVRELLAEHDLTPVAVLLTHGHLDHTWNAQELCDEYSIPAYIHTADRPMLADPAQGLGRALGPMLGDLSFREPEKVIDFVDGEPVDVAGLRFTVDLAPGHTQGSVLLGLDVDIETPEAGSDGEPTTVPVCFSGDVLFAGSIGRTDLPGGSHEQLLESIAAKLLPLPDHTQVLPGHGPQTSIGAERATNPFLVDLPGTPTTKGRFGL, encoded by the coding sequence ATGTTGATCACCGGATTCGCCGCGGGGATGTTCCAGACGAACTGCTACATCGTCGCGTCCGGGGCGGGATCGGATGCGGTCATCATCGACCCGGGCCAGGATGCGGCGCCACGGGTGCGTGAGTTGCTCGCCGAGCACGATCTGACGCCGGTCGCCGTCCTGCTGACCCACGGCCACCTCGACCACACGTGGAATGCGCAGGAACTCTGCGACGAGTATTCGATCCCCGCCTACATCCACACCGCCGATCGTCCGATGCTGGCCGACCCGGCGCAGGGCCTCGGCCGGGCGCTCGGCCCGATGCTGGGTGATCTGAGTTTCCGGGAACCGGAAAAGGTGATCGACTTCGTCGACGGTGAGCCCGTCGACGTCGCCGGCCTGCGGTTCACCGTCGACCTCGCGCCCGGCCACACGCAGGGCTCGGTGCTGCTCGGGCTCGACGTCGATATCGAGACGCCGGAAGCGGGGTCCGATGGGGAGCCGACGACGGTTCCGGTCTGCTTCTCCGGTGACGTACTGTTTGCCGGGTCGATCGGGCGGACCGATCTGCCCGGCGGCAGCCACGAGCAGCTGCTCGAGTCGATCGCGGCCAAGTTGTTGCCGCTGCCCGATCACACCCAGGTGCTGCCCGGGCACGGCCCGCAGACCTCGATCGGTGCCGAGCGCGCCACCAACCCGTTCTTGGTGGATCTGCCCGGCACCCCGACCACGAAGGGACGATTCGGACTGTGA
- the aspS gene encoding aspartate--tRNA ligase, with protein MLRTHSAGSLRRADATQTVTVAGWVARRRDHGGVVFIDLRDSTGLVQVVFRDETVAAAAHRLRAEFCVAVTGVVEVRPDGSENPNLASGEVEINATALEVLNESAPLPFQLDESPGEETRLRYRYLDLRRDAPSAAIRLRSKVNAAARGVLAAHDFVEIETPTLTRSTPEGARDFLVPARLQPGTFYALPQSPQLFKQLLMVAGMERYYQIARCYRDEDFRADRQPEFTQLDIEMSFVDQDDVIALAEEVVAALWKLIGVEITTPIPRMTYADAMRRFGSDKPDLRFGIELVECTEFFADTPFRVFQAPYVGAVVMPGGASQPRRQLDAWQEWAKQRGAKGLAYVLVGEDGTLGGPVAKNLSDAERDGLVAHVGAQPGDCVFFAAGPVKAQRALLGAARGEIASRLGLIKDDEWAFTWVVDAPLFEPADDATASGDVALGTGAWTAVHHAFTAPKPESVDTLESDPGAALAYAYDIVCNGNEIGGGSIRIHRREIQERVFEIMGIGHDEAQEKFGFLLDAFAFGAPPHGGIAFGWDRIVSLLAGEPSIREVIAFPKSGGGVDPLTDAPAPITPEQRKESGIDAKPVVREKKSEPTPEPAG; from the coding sequence GTGCTCCGCACGCATTCCGCAGGTTCGCTTCGTCGCGCCGACGCGACGCAGACCGTCACCGTCGCCGGCTGGGTGGCGCGGCGTCGAGACCACGGCGGTGTGGTCTTCATCGACCTGCGCGACTCCACCGGGCTGGTGCAGGTGGTGTTCCGCGATGAGACCGTGGCTGCCGCCGCACATCGGCTGCGTGCCGAGTTCTGCGTCGCGGTGACCGGCGTGGTGGAGGTGCGTCCCGACGGCAGCGAGAACCCGAACCTGGCGTCGGGTGAGGTGGAGATCAACGCCACCGCACTCGAGGTCCTCAACGAGTCGGCACCGCTGCCGTTCCAGCTCGACGAGTCGCCGGGCGAGGAGACGCGGCTGCGCTACCGCTACCTCGATCTGCGCCGCGACGCCCCGAGCGCCGCGATCCGGCTGCGCTCGAAGGTCAACGCCGCCGCCCGCGGGGTGCTCGCCGCCCACGACTTCGTGGAGATCGAGACCCCCACCCTGACCCGCTCGACGCCCGAGGGTGCCCGTGACTTCCTGGTCCCGGCGCGTCTGCAGCCTGGCACGTTCTATGCGTTGCCGCAGAGTCCGCAGCTGTTCAAGCAGCTGCTCATGGTCGCCGGCATGGAGCGGTACTACCAGATCGCGCGGTGCTATCGCGACGAGGACTTCCGCGCCGACCGGCAACCCGAGTTCACCCAGCTCGACATCGAGATGAGCTTCGTCGACCAGGACGACGTGATCGCGCTCGCCGAAGAGGTGGTCGCCGCCCTGTGGAAGCTGATCGGCGTGGAGATCACCACCCCGATCCCGCGGATGACCTACGCCGACGCGATGCGTCGATTCGGTTCGGACAAGCCGGATCTGCGGTTCGGCATCGAACTGGTGGAATGCACCGAATTCTTCGCCGACACCCCGTTCCGCGTGTTCCAGGCGCCCTACGTGGGTGCCGTCGTCATGCCGGGTGGTGCGTCGCAGCCGCGTCGCCAGCTCGACGCCTGGCAGGAATGGGCCAAGCAGCGCGGCGCCAAGGGACTCGCATACGTGCTCGTCGGCGAGGACGGCACGCTGGGTGGACCGGTCGCCAAGAACCTCTCCGACGCCGAACGCGACGGGCTCGTGGCGCATGTCGGTGCGCAGCCCGGTGACTGCGTCTTCTTCGCGGCCGGGCCGGTCAAGGCCCAGCGCGCCCTGCTGGGCGCGGCGCGCGGTGAGATCGCGTCCCGGCTGGGCCTGATAAAGGATGATGAGTGGGCGTTCACCTGGGTGGTGGACGCGCCGCTGTTCGAACCGGCCGACGACGCCACCGCATCCGGTGACGTGGCGCTCGGAACCGGTGCCTGGACGGCGGTGCATCACGCGTTCACCGCACCCAAACCCGAGTCGGTGGACACCCTCGAGAGTGATCCGGGTGCCGCGCTGGCCTACGCCTACGACATCGTGTGCAACGGCAACGAGATCGGCGGCGGGTCGATCCGTATCCATCGCCGGGAGATCCAGGAACGCGTCTTCGAGATCATGGGCATCGGCCACGACGAGGCCCAGGAGAAGTTCGGGTTCCTCCTCGACGCCTTCGCCTTCGGGGCACCGCCGCACGGCGGCATCGCCTTCGGCTGGGATCGCATCGTCTCGCTGCTGGCCGGTGAACCGTCGATCCGTGAGGTGATCGCGTTCCCGAAGTCCGGTGGTGGTGTCGACCCGCTGACCGACGCGCCGGCGCCGATCACCCCCGAGCAGCGCAAGGAATCGGGCATCGACGCCAAGCCGGTGGTGCGCGAGAAGAAGAGTGAGCCGACGCCGGAACCGGCGGGCTAG